One part of the Glycine soja cultivar W05 chromosome 11, ASM419377v2, whole genome shotgun sequence genome encodes these proteins:
- the LOC114375391 gene encoding uncharacterized protein LOC114375391: protein MEFSTMKKKKKKHLHDGRTIALNPETETFLVIRIPDALVLRIVSRSLIVAMVLAALPFLGTVLEGFYFSSSFVPNLDTGSLDVGLLNSILHDFAEEGLLRENDKALIVNSPVPDIFREKIDAVMNSDWESKSLFADESYDFVFTSGAIDAEFIDRILKNDGIVALPLGTKSSNSAFKEQSNYKVVSLKRYGFVIVALKKTGPAIRLLVDSEYSSPKRKLLAIKTKTGQGVGLIN, encoded by the coding sequence ATGGAATTTAGCacgatgaagaagaagaagaagaagcatttGCACGATGGAAGAACAATTGCTCTCAACCCCGAAACTGAAACTTTCCTCGTTATCAGGATTCCCGATGCGCTTGTTTTGCGCATTGTGTCTCGCTCGTTGATCGTGGCCATGGTTCTCGCAGCCTTGCCTTTCTTGGGAACTGTTCTCGAAGGATTCTATTTCTCGTCCAGTTTTGTTCCCAATCTCGACACTGGGTCTCTCGACGTGGGACTATTGAATTCGATTCTCCATGATTTCGCTGAAGAGGGTCTCCTCAGAGAGAACGATAAGGCACTCATTGTGAACTCTCCCGTTCCCGATATCTTCAGAGAAAAGATTGATGCTGTCATGAATTCTGATTGGGAGAGTAAGAGCTTGTTCGCTGATGAGTCTTATGATTTTGTGTTCACCTCTGGTGCCATTGATGCTGAGTTTATTGATCGCATTCTGAAAAATGATGGCATTGTGGCTCTCCCGTTGGGGACTAAATCGTCAAACTCTGCTTTCAAAGAACAATCTAATTATAAGGTTGTTTCCCTTAAGCGATATGGGTTTGTTATTGTTGCATTGAAGAAAACTGGGCCAGCCATTAGGTTGTTGGTAGATTCTGAATATTCTTCCCCAAAGAGGAAGCTTTTGGCGATAAAAACAAAGACAGGCCAAGGCGTGGGGTTAATTAATTGA
- the LOC114373327 gene encoding uncharacterized protein LOC114373327: MAEPSSAAATASATRKNKADPGWKYCHSLVEGDTNTIVCNFCGKITKGGITRAKQHLIGKSGNVAACKKTPPNVIEELKEYMATKKSGTTYSTSGSGNMANIRDFEFGEPIGCDGSEEDEFADSCNAAASAKTKCGTKKGPMDKFCKNPENAINRRKMEMLRQMNIRESMDKNEVLKVHQHIARFWYQAGLSFNLIKLKSFENMVAAIGQYGPHLPIPSYHDIRVPLLKKEVEYTENLMKGHREQWVKYGCTIMSDAWTDRKQRCIINFLINSQAGTMFLKSVDGSDFVKTGEKLFELLDAIVEEVGEENVVQVVTDNGSNYVLAGKLLEEKRKHIYWTPCAAHCIDLMLEDIGKLPLIRKTIRRSMPILVP; encoded by the coding sequence ATGGCTGAACCATCATCCGCTGCTGCTACTGCAAGTGCAACGAGGAAAAATAAGGCAGACCCAGGCTGGAAATATTGCCATTCACTAGTGGAAGGAGATACAAACAccattgtttgtaatttttgtgGAAAAATCACTAAGGGAGGAATAACCCGAGCCAAACAACACCTGATTGGGAAGTCGGGCAACGTTGCAGCTTGCAAGAAAACTCCCCCAAATGTAATCGAAGAGTTGAAGGAATATATGGCTACAAAAAAAAGTGGGACCACTTACAGTACTTCTGGCAGTGGTAATATGGCAAATATAAGAGATTTTGAATTTGGTGAACCGATTGGATGTGATGGAAGTGAAGAAGATGAGTTTGCGGACTCTTGTAATGCTGCTGCAAGTGCAAAGACAAAATGTGGGACTAAAAAAGGACCAATGGACAAATTCTGTAAGAATCCAGAAAATGCAATCAATCGGAGAAAAATGGAGATGCTGAGGCAAATGAACATAAGAGAGTCAATGGATAAGAATGAAGTATTGAAGGTGCATCAACATATTGCTCGCTTTTGGTACCAAGCAGGTTTGTCATTCAACCTCATTAAATTGAAAAGCTTTGAGAACATGGTTGCAGCCATTGGTCAATATGGGCCACATTTGCCCATTCCTAGCTATCATGACATCAGAGTTCCACTCTTGAAGAAGGAAGTTGAATATACTGAAAATTTGATGAAAGGCCATAGGGAGCAATGGGTCAAGTATGGTTGTACTATTATGTCCGATGCATGGACTGATCGGAAACAAAGatgcatcattaattttttgattaacTCTCAAGCTGGTACCATGTTTTTGAAGTCTGTTGATGGCTCTGATTTTGTGAAGACAGGTGAAAAGCTTTTTGAGTTGCTTGATGCCATTGTGGAGGAAGTTGGAGAAGAGAATGTTGTTCAAGTTGTAACCGATAATGGGAGCAACTATGTTTTAGCGGGTAAGTTGTTGGAGGAGAAAAGGAAACATATTTATTGGACTCCTTGTGCAGCTCATTGTATTGATTTGATGCTTGAAGATATTGGGAAGCTTCCCTTGATAAGGAAGACCATTAGAAGATCTATGCCCATTCTAGTACCTTAA
- the LOC114375394 gene encoding protein PELPK2-like, giving the protein MASNSCFILAFFIAISFSCMDFGLAARHLMQTSTAPNLPLPKPTLPPLPSLPTLPQGNVPPLPTIPSLPTIPTVPQVTLPPLAATLLPNFPTVPTTIPSFPFFSPPPSATTP; this is encoded by the coding sequence ATGGCCTCCAACAGCTGCTTCATCTTGGCTTTTTTCATTGCTATTTCCTTCTCATGCATGGATTTTGGCCTAGCAGCTCGCCATCTTATGCAAACAAGTACTGCACCAAATTTGCCTTTGCCAAAACCAACATTGCCACCTTTGCCTTCACTTCCAACACTGCCTCAGGGCAATGTTCCACCTTTGCCTACAATCCCATCTCTTCCAACCATTCCAACTGTTCCACAGGTCACTCTTCCACCACTTGCTGCCACTTTACTTCCAAACTTCCCCACAGTCCCAACCACTATTCCTTCCTTCCCCTTCTTCTCCCCACCACCTTCAGCCACCACTCCCTAA
- the LOC114375395 gene encoding dolichyl-diphosphooligosaccharide--protein glycosyltransferase subunit 4A — protein MIDDETLGAIANFLGIFIFALVIAYHLVTADPKYEAS, from the coding sequence ATGATTGATGATGAAACCTTGGGAGCCATTGCCAACTTTCTTGGCATCTTCATTTTTGCTTTGGTTATAGCTTATCACCTGGTCACTGCGGACCCCAAATATGAAGCCAGCtaa
- the LOC114373326 gene encoding uncharacterized protein LOC114373326 has protein sequence MFTSDEWTLNKLSKEPKGKEAAKVVLMPSFWNSVVYTLKVMAPLVKVLRLVDGERKPAMGYIYEAMDKAKETIMKSFNNNESKYKDVFEIIDKRWNCQLHRPLHAAAHFLNPEFFYDNTDLEFDFEVTNGLFECIKKLIPQFDVQQKILTELHLYKIGADHFGSDFAMAQRKTHSPTYWWRMFGSQTPNLQKLTIKILSLTCSASRCERN, from the exons ATGTTTACTTCTGATgaatggaccttgaacaagctatCTAAGGAGCCTAAGGGAAAAGAAGCTGCAAAGGTAGTGCTCATGCCTTCTTTTTGGAATAGTGTGGTTTACACTCTTAAAGTCATGGCTCCACTTGTGAAAGTGCTTCGTCTTGTGGATGGTGAAAGGAAACCAGCCATGGGCTATATTTATGAAGCAATGGACAAggcaaaagaaacaattatGAAGTCTTTCAACAACAATGAAAGCAAGTACAAAGATGTGTTTGAAATCATTGATAAAAGATGGAATTGTCAGCTTCATAGGCCATTGCATGCAGCTGCCCACTTCTTAAATCCAGAGTTCTTTTATGACAACACTGACTTAGAGTTTGATTTTGAGGTCACCAATGGTTTGTTTGAGTGCATTAAGAAGTTGATTCCACAATTTGATGTGCAACAGAAAATTCTAACCGAGTTGCATCTTTACAAGATTGGTGCTGACCACTTTGGTTCCGACTTTGCAATGGCTCAAAGGAAAACTCATTCTCCTA CATATTGGTGGCGAATGTTTGGGTCACAAACTCCAAATTTGCAGAAGCTGACTATTAAGATTTTGAGTTTGACTTGCAGTGCTTCAAGATGTGAAAGAAATTAG
- the LOC114375393 gene encoding protein PELPK2-like translates to MASSKAFITAFFLLALTMSSMSMSLAARHLMQTSTGPNLPKPTLPPLPSLPTLPQANVPPLPTIPSLPTTLPPLPSSIPTIPTVPQLNLPLLPSIPTTMPSIPFLSPPPSASSP, encoded by the coding sequence ATGGCCTCAAGCAAAGCATTCATCACAGCTTTCTTCCTTCTTGCTCTGACCAtgtcaagcatgagcatgagcCTAGCAGCTCGTCATCTTATGCAAACAAGTACTGGACCAAATTTGCCTAAACCAACATTGCCACCTTTGCCTTCACTTCCAACTCTGCCTCAGGCCAATGTTCCCCCATTGCCTACAATACCATCTTTGCCTACCACTTTGCCTCCACTTCCCAGCAGCATCCCAACCATTCCAACAGTTCCACAGCTCAACCTCCCTCTATTGCCCTCAATCCCAACCACTATGCCCTCCATCCCATTTCTTTCCCCGCCACCTTCAGCCTCAAGCCCTTAA
- the LOC114372872 gene encoding protein PELPK1-like has translation MGSSRLSFILALVLVTFSFIMIIDSRVAEARTLPKSALLPSKVYIPTVPLPTLPLLPKEELPVSVPPVTVPDLPIPEVPKVPIPELPKVPVPIPNLIVNNAIIP, from the coding sequence ATGGGTTCTAGCAGATTGTCATTCATTTTAGCACTTGTGCTTGTAACATTTTCATTCATCATGATCATTGACTCAAGGGTTGCAGAGGCACGTACCCTGCCAAAATCAGCCTTATTGCCTTCCAAAGTTTATATACCTACTGTTCCTCTTCCTACTCTGCCATTACTGCCAAAGGAAGAGTTGCCTGTTTCAGTCCCTCCCGTTACTGTGCCTGACCTACCAATTCCTGAAGTACCTAAAGTACCAATTCCTGAACTCCCTAAAGTACCAGTGCCAATTCCCAACCTAATAGTTAATAACGCCATAATCCCTTGA
- the LOC114376946 gene encoding peptidyl-prolyl cis-trans isomerase FKBP12-like, whose amino-acid sequence MGVEKQLLRPGTGPKPIPGQNVTVHCTGFGKNGDLSQKFWSTKDPGQDPFTFKIGQGSVIKGWDEGVLGMQIGEVARLRCSPDYAYGAGGFPSWGIQPNSVLEFEIEVLSAQ is encoded by the exons atgggAGTGGAGAAGCAGTTGTTGAGGCCTGGCACCGGTCCCAAGCCAATTCCCGGTCAGAACGTCACCGTTCACTGCACTGGTTTCG GGAAGAACGGTGACCTTTCTCAGAAATTCTGGAG CACCAAGGATCCTGGCCAGGACCCTTTCACTTTCAAAATCGGCCAAGGTTCTGTTATCAAAg GATGGGATGAAGGTGTGCTTGGCATGCAAATTGGTGAAGTTGCTCGTCTCCGG TGCTCTCCGGATTATGCTTATGGTGCTGGTGGCTTTCCTTCTTGGGGGATACAGCCCAACTCTGTCTTGGAATTTGAAATCGAAGTCTTGAGTGCACAATGA
- the LOC114375392 gene encoding protein PELPK1-like produces the protein MASSKLFITAFLLALTFSSMSMSLAARHLMQTSTAPNLPGIPSLPSPTLPPLPSLPTLPQANVPPLPTIPTLPQPNLPSLPTTLPPLPSSIPTIPTLPQLNIPPLPSIPTTMPSIPFLSPPPSTP, from the coding sequence ATGGCCTCAAGCAAATTATTCATCACAGCTTTCCTTCTTGCTCTGACCTtctcaagcatgagcatgagcCTAGCAGCTCGCCATCTTATGCAAACAAGTACTGCACCAAATTTGCCGGGTATTCCAAGTTTGCCTTCACCAACATTGCCACCTTTGCCTTCACTTCCAACACTGCCTCAGGCCAATGTTCCACCTTTGCCTACTATCCCAACACTTCCACAACCTAACCTACCATCTTTGCCAACCACTTTGCCTCCACTTCCCAGCAGCATCCCTACCATTCCAACACTCCCACAgctcaacattcctccattGCCCTCAATTCCAACCACTATGCCCTCCATCCCATTCCTCTCCCCACCACCTTCCACTCCTTAA